Proteins encoded within one genomic window of Actinoplanes octamycinicus:
- a CDS encoding FAD-dependent monooxygenase, with protein MTLRILVVGAGIAGLAAARGLRVAGFRPDVVEALPATMSPSAGIYLPGNASRALRLLGLDVPLRPLGDLIFRQVFLDARGRELFEMDVAGLWAGVGESRALSRADLQQVLLTGVGGEVRYDTEVRDLQIVEGGAKVEFTTGAIAEYDLVVGADGRRSTIREKIGLGGPATPTGQIVYRAVVSGGPPLTDWTAVLGRRAQFVAMPMGGRKIYCYADETAPDAPDPADPRARVQEVFGSFGGPVPAILDRIEKVSVARTDEVVLPSWSSGPVVLVGDAAHATAPTLAQGAAMSFEDGFVLGQELRRAEGGIAGALRAYEQRRRPRCADVRDRTRERDRTRDVPPSLRDPMLRRRGLRIFTDQYKGLLAPV; from the coding sequence ATGACCTTGCGCATCCTCGTGGTGGGCGCCGGCATCGCCGGTCTGGCAGCGGCCCGGGGGCTGCGAGTCGCGGGCTTCCGCCCGGACGTGGTGGAGGCTCTGCCGGCCACCATGAGCCCCAGCGCCGGGATCTATCTGCCCGGCAACGCCTCCCGCGCGCTGCGCCTGCTCGGTCTCGACGTCCCGCTGCGCCCGCTCGGCGACCTGATCTTCCGGCAGGTCTTCCTGGACGCGCGCGGCCGCGAGCTGTTCGAGATGGATGTGGCCGGGCTCTGGGCCGGGGTCGGCGAGTCCCGCGCGCTGTCCCGCGCCGACCTGCAGCAGGTGCTGCTCACCGGGGTCGGCGGCGAGGTGCGTTACGACACCGAGGTGCGTGACCTGCAGATCGTCGAGGGCGGCGCCAAGGTGGAGTTCACCACCGGCGCCATCGCGGAGTACGACCTGGTGGTCGGCGCCGACGGCCGCCGCTCGACGATCCGCGAGAAGATCGGGCTGGGCGGCCCGGCCACGCCGACCGGGCAGATCGTCTACCGCGCGGTGGTCTCCGGCGGCCCGCCGCTCACCGACTGGACCGCGGTGCTCGGCCGGCGGGCGCAGTTCGTCGCGATGCCGATGGGCGGTCGCAAGATCTACTGCTACGCCGACGAGACCGCGCCCGACGCGCCCGACCCGGCCGACCCGCGCGCCCGGGTCCAGGAGGTGTTCGGCTCGTTCGGCGGCCCGGTGCCGGCCATCCTCGACCGGATCGAGAAGGTGTCGGTCGCCCGGACCGACGAGGTGGTCCTGCCGTCCTGGTCGAGCGGGCCGGTGGTGCTGGTCGGCGACGCCGCGCACGCCACCGCGCCGACCCTGGCCCAGGGCGCCGCGATGTCCTTCGAGGACGGCTTCGTGCTCGGTCAGGAGCTGCGCCGGGCCGAGGGCGGCATCGCCGGCGCGCTGCGCGCCTATGAGCAGCGGCGCCGCCCGCGCTGCGCCGACGTGCGCGACCGGACCCGCGAGCGGGACCGGACCCGGGACGTGCCGCCGTCGCTGCGCGACCCGATGCTGCGCCGCCGTGGCCTCCGCATCTTCACCGATCAGTACAAGGGTCTGCTGGCCCCGGTCTAG
- the ctaD gene encoding aa3-type cytochrome oxidase subunit I, producing the protein MTTVAPSPIATRPYPVRRQVKGSAFARILRTTDAKQIGIMYMITAFVFFLLGGLMALLMRAELARPGMQILSPEQFNQLFTMHGTIMLLFFATPIVFAFGNYVVPIQIGAPDVSFPRLNAFAYWLYLFGGLITIGGFLTPGGAADFGWFAYTPLSDSLHSPGVGGNMWVVGLAISGLGTILGSVNLITTILTLRAPGMTMFRMPIMTWNMLVTALLAVMVFPFLAAALFALAADRVLGAHVFDVETGGPMLWQHLFWFFGHPEVYIIALPFFGIITEVIPVFSRKPVFGYKGLVAATLLIGALSMSVWAHHMFVTGQVLLPFFSFLSFLIAVPTGMKFFVWIGTMWRGQISFEAPMLFAIGFMVTFLFGGLSGVLLAAPPIDFHVSDSYFVIAHFHYVLFGTIVFAVFSGIYFWFPKMFGRYLDERLAKVHFWLTFIGFHTTFLVQHWLGTKGMPRRYADYLPTDGFTTLNTVSTIGSFVLGLATLPFLYNIWKSYKVGKVATADDPWGHGNSLEWATTTPPPLRNFDRMPRIRSERPAFDLKFPELAAGDQGSVAGPPEGGARMLSHESDGGATYQEDTASNKDN; encoded by the coding sequence GTGACGACCGTTGCGCCGTCGCCGATCGCGACCCGTCCATATCCGGTCAGGCGGCAGGTCAAGGGTTCGGCATTCGCCCGGATCCTGCGCACGACGGACGCGAAGCAGATCGGGATCATGTACATGATCACCGCCTTCGTGTTCTTCCTGCTCGGCGGCCTCATGGCGCTGCTGATGCGGGCCGAGCTGGCCCGGCCGGGGATGCAGATCCTCTCGCCGGAGCAGTTCAACCAGCTGTTCACCATGCACGGCACGATCATGCTGCTGTTCTTCGCGACACCGATCGTGTTCGCGTTCGGCAACTACGTGGTGCCGATCCAGATCGGCGCGCCCGACGTGTCGTTCCCGCGGCTGAACGCGTTCGCGTACTGGCTGTACCTCTTCGGTGGTCTGATCACCATCGGCGGCTTCCTCACCCCGGGTGGCGCGGCCGACTTCGGCTGGTTCGCCTACACGCCGCTGAGCGACTCGCTGCACTCGCCGGGCGTCGGCGGCAACATGTGGGTGGTCGGCCTGGCGATCTCGGGTCTGGGCACGATCCTCGGCTCGGTGAACCTGATCACCACGATCCTGACCCTGCGGGCCCCGGGCATGACCATGTTCCGGATGCCGATCATGACCTGGAACATGCTGGTCACGGCGCTGCTCGCGGTGATGGTCTTCCCGTTCCTGGCGGCGGCGCTGTTCGCCCTCGCCGCGGACCGGGTGCTCGGCGCGCACGTCTTCGACGTGGAGACCGGCGGCCCGATGCTCTGGCAGCACCTCTTCTGGTTCTTCGGCCACCCCGAGGTCTACATCATCGCCCTGCCGTTCTTCGGCATCATCACCGAGGTCATCCCGGTCTTCAGCCGCAAGCCGGTCTTCGGCTACAAGGGCCTGGTCGCCGCGACCCTGCTGATCGGCGCGCTGTCGATGTCGGTGTGGGCGCACCACATGTTCGTCACCGGCCAGGTGCTGCTGCCGTTCTTCAGCTTCCTGAGCTTCCTGATCGCGGTCCCGACCGGCATGAAGTTCTTCGTCTGGATCGGCACCATGTGGCGCGGCCAGATCAGCTTCGAGGCGCCGATGCTCTTCGCGATCGGCTTCATGGTGACGTTCCTCTTCGGTGGTCTGTCCGGCGTGCTGCTGGCCGCCCCGCCGATCGACTTCCACGTGTCGGACTCGTACTTCGTGATCGCGCACTTCCACTACGTGCTGTTCGGCACGATCGTGTTCGCGGTCTTCTCCGGCATCTACTTCTGGTTCCCGAAGATGTTCGGCCGCTACCTGGACGAGCGCCTCGCCAAGGTGCACTTCTGGCTGACCTTCATCGGTTTCCACACCACCTTCCTGGTGCAGCACTGGCTGGGCACCAAGGGCATGCCCCGGCGCTACGCCGACTACCTGCCCACCGACGGCTTCACCACGCTGAACACGGTCTCCACGATCGGCTCGTTCGTGCTGGGTCTGGCCACGCTGCCGTTCCTCTACAACATCTGGAAGTCCTACAAGGTGGGCAAGGTCGCCACCGCGGACGACCCGTGGGGCCACGGCAACTCGCTGGAGTGGGCGACCACCACCCCGCCGCCGCTGCGCAACTTCGACCGGATGCCGCGGATCCGCTCCGAGCGGCCCGCCTTCGACCTGAAGTTCCCCGAGCTGGCCGCGGGTGACCAGGGCTCGGTCGCCGGCCCGCCGGAGGGCGGGGCCCGGATGCTGAGCCACGAGTCCGACGGTGGGGCGACCTACCAGGAGGACACCGCGAGCAACAAGGACAACTGA
- a CDS encoding MFS transporter yields the protein MLLKPYRETLALPKIPSLLVVATLARIPIAAAAVVLTLHVVTDLDRGYGAAGLVGAAATIGGSFGAPVMGRLVDRRGLRPVLVLTTVAEVIYWLVAQALPYWALLPVAVVGGFLALPAFSVARQSIAALTPESHRLPAFALDSMTTELSFMAGPALGVLIATSAAGPRVAMLTLAGGILLAGLGLWLLNPPTRADHEAPVSAGERVARREWLKPRFVAVLAVTMAATLVLSGTDVSVVAVLRESGELSWSGLVMSLWALFSLIGGFAYGTVRRGLPVLALFIPMAVLTVPVGLGGSHWWLLALLLIPAGALCAPTITASSSAISQMIPAAARGEAMGLHNSALTVGVALGGPLAGLAIDSFGPTWGFAAVGAVGVLVALLVLPAELRRRHTPPTPDPTEAATGPVAPSAGAVVLSADPVVPSADPAASTADPADAIVPGPDPAAGVEPAGDVELASVRPASVRPASGSASGGR from the coding sequence ATGTTGCTCAAGCCTTACCGGGAAACCCTCGCGCTGCCCAAGATTCCGTCGTTGCTGGTGGTCGCGACGCTGGCCCGCATCCCGATCGCGGCCGCCGCCGTCGTGCTCACCCTGCACGTCGTCACCGACCTCGACCGGGGTTACGGCGCGGCCGGCCTGGTCGGCGCGGCCGCGACGATCGGCGGTTCGTTCGGCGCCCCGGTGATGGGCCGGCTGGTCGACCGGCGCGGGCTGCGCCCGGTGCTGGTGCTGACCACCGTGGCCGAGGTGATCTATTGGCTGGTCGCCCAGGCGTTGCCCTATTGGGCGCTGCTGCCGGTCGCGGTGGTCGGTGGCTTCCTGGCCCTGCCGGCCTTCTCGGTGGCCCGCCAGTCGATCGCCGCGCTGACCCCGGAGTCGCATCGGCTGCCCGCGTTCGCCCTCGACTCGATGACCACCGAGCTGTCGTTCATGGCCGGCCCGGCCCTCGGCGTGCTGATCGCGACCAGCGCGGCCGGCCCGCGCGTCGCCATGCTCACCCTGGCCGGCGGCATCCTGCTGGCCGGCCTCGGCCTGTGGCTGCTCAACCCGCCGACCCGGGCCGACCACGAGGCCCCGGTCTCGGCCGGCGAGCGGGTCGCCCGGCGCGAGTGGCTCAAGCCGCGGTTCGTCGCCGTCCTGGCCGTCACGATGGCCGCCACGCTGGTCCTCTCCGGCACCGACGTGTCGGTGGTCGCGGTGCTGCGCGAGTCCGGCGAGCTGAGCTGGAGCGGCCTGGTGATGTCGCTGTGGGCGCTGTTCTCCCTGATCGGCGGCTTCGCCTACGGCACGGTGCGGCGCGGCCTGCCGGTGCTCGCCCTGTTCATCCCGATGGCCGTGCTGACCGTCCCGGTCGGCCTGGGCGGCTCCCACTGGTGGCTGCTGGCCCTGCTGCTGATCCCGGCCGGTGCCCTCTGCGCCCCGACCATCACCGCCAGCTCGTCCGCGATCAGCCAGATGATCCCGGCCGCCGCCCGCGGCGAGGCGATGGGCCTGCACAATTCCGCCCTCACCGTCGGCGTCGCCCTCGGCGGCCCGCTGGCCGGCCTGGCCATCGACTCCTTCGGCCCGACGTGGGGCTTCGCCGCCGTCGGCGCCGTCGGCGTCCTGGTCGCCTTGCTGGTCCTCCCCGCCGAACTACGCCGCCGCCACACCCCACCCACCCCAGACCCCACCGAGGCCGCCACCGGCCCGGTCGCGCCTTCCGCGGGCGCGGTCGTGCTCTCCGCGGACCCGGTCGTGCCTTCCGCGGACCCGGCCGCGTCGACCGCGGATCCGGCGGATGCGATCGTGCCCGGTCCTGACCCGGCCGCTGGCGTCGAGCCGGCCGGGGATGTCGAGCTGGCTTCGGTCCGGCCGGCTTCGGTCCGGCCGGCTTCGGGGTCCGCTTCCGGCGGCCGCTGA
- a CDS encoding isochorismatase family protein, which yields MSRALIIVDVQNDFCEGGSLPVAGGAAVAKGISLVLDKAGERWDHVVATKDYHIDPGAHFSAHPDFVDSWPAHCVVGSSGADFHPELVTDRIEAVFHKGAHQAAYSGFEGHTEAGEDLAGWLRAREVTDVEVVGIATDHCVRATALDAAAAGFSTTVLLELTAGVAHATTEAALAQFQSAAVQTTGSPIVAPA from the coding sequence ATGTCACGCGCGCTGATCATCGTGGACGTGCAGAACGATTTCTGCGAGGGCGGCTCGCTGCCGGTCGCCGGTGGCGCCGCGGTCGCCAAGGGGATCTCGCTGGTCCTCGACAAGGCCGGCGAGCGCTGGGACCACGTGGTCGCCACCAAGGACTACCACATCGACCCGGGCGCGCACTTCAGCGCGCACCCGGACTTCGTCGACTCGTGGCCGGCGCACTGCGTGGTCGGCTCGTCCGGCGCCGACTTCCACCCCGAGCTGGTCACCGACCGGATCGAGGCGGTCTTCCACAAGGGGGCGCACCAGGCGGCCTACTCCGGCTTCGAGGGTCACACCGAGGCCGGCGAGGATCTCGCCGGGTGGCTGCGGGCCAGGGAGGTCACCGACGTCGAGGTGGTGGGCATCGCGACCGACCATTGCGTACGCGCCACCGCCCTGGACGCCGCGGCCGCCGGCTTCTCCACCACGGTCCTGCTGGAGCTCACCGCCGGCGTCGCCCACGCCACCACCGAAGCCGCCCTGGCCCAGTTCCAGTCCGCCGCGGTCCAGACCACCGGCTCCCCCATCGTCGCCCCCGCCTGA
- a CDS encoding nicotinate phosphoribosyltransferase — protein sequence MNTTGSALLTDHYELTMISAALKDGTADRQCVFEVFARRLPTGRRYGVVAGTDRLIDLIAGFRFDPAEIDFLRSAGVIDEPTATWLAGYRFTGEIEGYAEGELFFPGSPILTVSGKFAECVVLETLILSVLNHDCAIAAAAARMVTAARGRPIIEMGSRRTHEHAAVAAARAAYLAGFASTSNLAAGRAYGIPTTGTSAHAFTLLHDDEPAAFGSQVAALGKNTTLLVDTYDITQGIRNAIAVAGPDLRAVRIDSGDLSVLAQQSRELLDSLGATETKIIVSGDMDEYSIATLAAEPVDMYGAGTAVVTGSGAPTAGLVYKLVEVAGRPVVKRSENKATVGGRKTAVRRHKPTGTATEEIIVSQGVPDHQTNDRLLQRTYIAGGEPQARPTLQESRDHLRQCLISIPWEGLKLSAGDPAIPVVIIPTA from the coding sequence GTGAATACGACGGGGTCGGCGCTGCTGACCGACCACTACGAGCTGACCATGATCAGTGCCGCGCTCAAGGACGGCACCGCGGATCGGCAGTGTGTCTTCGAGGTCTTCGCCCGCCGGCTGCCCACCGGCCGGCGCTACGGCGTGGTGGCCGGCACCGACCGGCTGATCGACCTGATCGCCGGCTTCCGCTTCGACCCCGCCGAGATCGACTTCCTGCGGTCGGCCGGCGTGATCGACGAGCCGACCGCGACCTGGCTGGCCGGCTACCGCTTCACCGGCGAGATCGAGGGGTACGCCGAGGGCGAGCTGTTCTTCCCCGGCTCGCCGATCCTCACCGTCTCCGGCAAGTTCGCCGAGTGCGTGGTGCTGGAGACGCTGATCCTCTCGGTGCTCAACCACGACTGCGCGATCGCGGCCGCCGCCGCCCGGATGGTCACCGCCGCCCGCGGCCGGCCGATCATCGAGATGGGCTCCCGGCGCACCCACGAGCACGCAGCGGTCGCCGCCGCCCGGGCCGCCTACCTGGCCGGTTTCGCCTCCACGTCCAACCTGGCGGCCGGCCGCGCCTACGGCATCCCGACCACCGGCACCTCGGCGCACGCGTTCACCCTGCTGCACGACGACGAGCCGGCCGCGTTCGGCTCCCAGGTGGCGGCGCTCGGCAAGAACACCACGCTGCTCGTCGACACCTACGACATCACCCAGGGCATCCGGAACGCGATCGCGGTGGCCGGCCCCGACCTGCGCGCCGTCCGGATCGACTCCGGCGACCTGTCGGTGCTCGCCCAGCAGTCCCGGGAGCTGCTCGACTCGCTCGGCGCCACCGAGACCAAGATCATTGTCTCCGGCGACATGGACGAGTACTCGATCGCCACCCTGGCCGCCGAGCCGGTCGACATGTACGGCGCCGGCACCGCGGTGGTCACCGGCTCCGGCGCGCCCACCGCCGGCCTGGTCTACAAGCTGGTCGAGGTGGCCGGCCGCCCGGTCGTCAAGCGCTCGGAGAACAAGGCGACGGTCGGCGGCCGGAAGACCGCGGTGCGCCGGCACAAGCCCACCGGCACCGCCACCGAGGAGATCATCGTCTCCCAGGGGGTGCCCGACCACCAGACCAACGACCGGCTGCTGCAGCGCACCTACATCGCCGGCGGGGAGCCGCAGGCCCGGCCCACCCTCCAGGAGTCCCGGGACCACCTCCGCCAGTGCCTCATCTCCATCCCGTGGGAGGGCCTCAAGCTCTCCGCGGGCGACCCGGCCATCCCGGTCGTCATCATCCCCACCGCCTAG
- the clpS gene encoding ATP-dependent Clp protease adapter ClpS, whose translation MALPQVAPVETPEIEEVPAEDRPWVTIVWDDPVNLMSYVTWVFQKLFGFSKEKAERLMMDVHTKGKAVVSTGARERMEMDANQLHGYGLWATVDRA comes from the coding sequence ATGGCGTTGCCTCAGGTTGCTCCCGTCGAGACGCCGGAGATCGAGGAAGTACCGGCCGAGGACCGGCCTTGGGTGACCATCGTCTGGGACGATCCGGTCAACCTGATGTCGTACGTGACCTGGGTCTTCCAGAAGCTCTTCGGGTTCAGCAAGGAAAAGGCCGAAAGGCTGATGATGGACGTGCACACCAAGGGCAAGGCGGTGGTCTCCACCGGTGCCCGGGAGCGCATGGAGATGGACGCCAACCAACTGCACGGATACGGTCTCTGGGCAACTGTGGACCGAGCCTGA
- a CDS encoding DUF2017 domain-containing protein translates to MFRRSGGQCVATFAHDEVRVLRKVAAEVVGLLTDGMDHTDPVVGRLFPDIYPDRPDDSSEFRLYTEGDLKTAKIDQAGAILAALPDEGEGEVRLDGEAAEAWLRAINDARLAMGTRLDIQADTDLAEELDEAVLADPGSSRVFQLSVYAYLGYLQESLLNALPEIK, encoded by the coding sequence ATGTTCCGACGCAGCGGCGGTCAGTGTGTGGCCACGTTCGCCCATGACGAGGTGCGTGTCCTGCGGAAGGTGGCCGCCGAGGTGGTGGGCCTGCTGACCGACGGGATGGATCACACCGACCCGGTGGTCGGCCGACTCTTTCCGGACATCTATCCGGACCGGCCGGACGACTCGAGCGAGTTCCGGCTCTACACCGAGGGCGACCTGAAGACCGCCAAGATCGACCAGGCCGGGGCGATCCTGGCCGCGCTCCCGGACGAGGGGGAGGGCGAGGTTCGCCTGGACGGCGAGGCGGCCGAGGCCTGGCTGCGGGCGATCAACGACGCCCGGCTGGCGATGGGCACCCGCCTGGACATCCAGGCGGACACCGATCTGGCCGAGGAGCTGGACGAGGCGGTGCTGGCCGATCCCGGGTCCAGCCGGGTGTTCCAGCTCTCCGTCTACGCCTATCTGGGATACCTCCAGGAGTCGCTGCTCAACGCGCTGCCGGAGATCAAGTAG